The window CACGGCGTACCCCATCTTCCCGATCGGGACCGTCGTGAACTCCGAGGAGGACGGCGAGAAGCTACGCATCGCCCGCCCCAGGTCGACGAGTTCGTCGGACCCGAGGCCCTTGTCGGCGCGCACCGAGCCGAGCACGGCCCCGGTCACGTCCCGGAACCTGATCGGGTTGAGCAGCACTCCCGACGAGGTGGCCCGCTCGATCAGCGCGGCCAGGAAGCGCTGCTGGCGCTGCATCCGGCCGAGGTCCGAGGCCCCGTCGATGTGCCGCGAGCGCACGTACTGCAGCGCCTGCCCGCCGTTCAGATCGTGCACACCGGTCGGCAGGTCGAGCCCGGTGTAGGTGTCCTTGAGCGGCTTCACCGTGCAGATCCGGACCCCGCCGAGTACGTCCACGGTCTTGATGAAGCTGGTGAAGTCGACCTCCAGATAGTGGTCGATCTTGACGCGGGTCATGTTCTCGACGGTCCGCACGGTCAGCTGCGGCCCGCCCTCCGCGTACGCGGCGTTCAGCTTGACCGGGTGCGGCTGGTGCCGTCGGCCGGTGGTGCGGTCGATGTGGGCGGGCGTCTCGGCGTACGAGTCGCGCGGCAGGCTCACGATGCTGGCCCGCTTCCGGTCCTCGGAGAGGTGCACGATCATGATCGTGTCGGTGCAGTGGCAGGGGGCGCCGCCGAGCCGGTACTTCTCCTTCTCCTCCGGGGTGATCCGGTCGCGGCCGTCGGTGCCGACGAGCAGGACGTTCATGCCGTGGCCGTGCGCGGGCCGGTTCTTCATGTCCTTGAAGGGGTCGATCCGGTCGATGTCGGAGCCGAGACCGGTGAGCAGCGCGTGCCCGATGCCGGCCGCCGCGAGCACCGTCACGGACACCGAGGTCGTCACCCGCATGGCCCAGCGCGGCCGCCTGCGCCGTACGGGCGGCCGCGCTGGGCGCTGCCGCTGTGGGCGGGCGGGGGAGCGGGGCGGCGTGGGCAAGGCGGACACCTCCGCGTCGGCCGGGTGTGGGGGTCCGTGAGCACCGTAGGCCCATACGATCTGCGGCCCGGCGCAGGGACCGGGCGGCGCGCGTCCGTGTCCCCCATTCGCGGTAACGTAATCCGCGATGAACGCCAAGCCCGACGCGCAGCTCCCCGCCGTTTCCGTGATCATGCCCGTCCTCAACGAGGAACGGCATCTGCGCGGAGCCGTCCAAGCGATCCTCGCCCAGGAGTACGGGGGCGAGATGGAGGTCGTGATCGCCATCGGTCCCTCGACGGACCGTACGGACGAGATCGCGGCCGAGCTCGTACGAGAAGACCCCCGTGTGCACACGGTCCCGAACCCGACCGGCCGCACCCCCGCCGCGCTGAACGCCGCGATCAAGGCCTCGCGCCACCCGATCGTGGTACGCGTCGACGGGCACGGCATGCTCTCGCCGAACTACATCGCGACCGCCGTCCGCCTCCTGGAGGAGACCGGCGCGCAGAACGTCGGCGGCATCATGCACGCCGAGGGCGAGAACGACTGGGAGCACGCGGTCGCCGCGGCGATGACGTCGAAGATCGGCGTGGGCAACGCGGCCTTCCACACGGGCGGCGAGGCCGCACCGGCCGAGACCGTGTACCTCGGTGTGTTCCGCCGTGAGGCCCTGGAGCAACAGGGCGGCTACAACGAGGAGTTCATCCGCGCCCAGGACTGGGAGCTGAACTTCCGGATCCGTGAGGCGGGCGGCCTGATCTGGTTCTCGCCCGAGCTGCGGGTCTCGTACCGCCCGCGTCCCTCGATGCTGGCCCTGGCCAGGCAGTACAAGGACTACGGGCGTTGGCGTCATGTCGTCGCCCGCTACCACTCGGGTTCGATCAACCTGCGCTATCTGGCCCCGCCGGCCGCGGTCTGCGCGATCGTCCTCGGGCTCGTGGTGGGCGCGGCGGTGACGCCCTGGGGCTTCCTGGTCCCGGGCACCTACCTGGCGGCGATCGCCCTCGGCTCCCTCCCCGCGGGCAGGGGGCTGCCGCTGAAGGCCCGGCTGTGGATTCCCGTCGCCCTCGCCACCATGCACATGTCGTGGGGCATCGGCTTTCTGAGCAGCCCGAAGTCACTGGCGAAGAAGGTCATCGCGTCGCGTCGGCCGGCGGTGCTGAGCGAGAACTGACCGCCTCCGCGGCAGACATGACGAAGGCCCCTTCCGGACAGGGAAAGGGGCCTTCGCCGTTCGCGGGATCAGCCGCAGTGGCGCTTGTAGTTGACCTGGATGTAGCTCGCGTTGCCGGCGGTGCCGCCGTAGTCGATGCAGGTGTCCACGGCCTTCAGGTACACGGGACCCGCGTAGTAGCTGAAGTTGCCCGAGTCCACCTCGCTGGCCCTCCACACGGTGTCGGTCCGGTGGACCCGCAGCCGGGCGTCCAGATACATCGACGAGCCCGGGGTGTCGCTGACGGTGACGACGCAGTTGTAACCGTTGGAGCTGTTGTACGTGACGAAGACGTTGCCGTCGCCGACGTCCCTGGAGCCGATCACGCTGTAGCCGGACCCGCAGCCGCCGTTGTAGGAGGCGGCCGAGGCGGTGCCGGTGGCGGCGACCGTTCCGGCGACCGTCAGGCCGAGGACGGCTGCCACCGAACCAAGTCGCTTGGTGTTGAACATGTTTGAGTTCCCGTCAGATCGGTGTCAGCCGCAGTGGAAGTAGCCGGACGGCGGAACGTGGTCCTGGATGATGTTGTTGCCGTTCAGGTTCCACACGTCCGTCTCGACCGCGATACAGCGGTCCACGCCCTTGAACTTGAAGTTCGCGTAGTAGAGGTACTGGCCGTCGTCCCCCGGGGGGACGTAGCCGTCCTTGTTCGTCCAGGCGTCCACTCTGATGCGGGACTTGACCCCGTAGTACGAACCGCGCTTCACGGCCGCGACGCAGTTGTAGGTGCCGTCCCAGAACAGGTAGGTCGTGGCGTACGTGGTGCCGTTGTACGTGTTGTTCCAGCTGTCGATCTGGGAGCCGTTGCAGCCGTACGTGGCTGCGCTGGCGGCGGGCGCCGTGACGAGCGAGTAGCCCGCGATGCCCGACAGCATGAGGGCCATCGAGGTGGCGTAGCGGGCGACTTTGCTCCTGGACTTCACGTTGCACTCCTGAAGGGCTCGACGGGGGAAGGAAGATCGTCGAGGATGATCACATCATCGAACTGCTCTTCGACAGCAGGTGTGATGTGTACATGTCCATTAATGGCCATGGAATGACTGATTCCGTGCGCTTGGAGTCCGCTCGATCCCGCACGTCAGGAGGCGGTGCGAGTCCCTCGTACCTGCGGTGGGGCGGCCGCTCGGGACCGCCCCACCGGGACGGCTACCAGCGGTAGGGCTTGTACACGTCCATGCACTGGCTCTTGTCCGACCCGTTGATGGCATCGGCGTTGCCGGGGATGTCCCCGGCCTTCGGGGCCGACTTCTTCGGATAGGCCGTGCCCGTACGCCAGTCGGCGCCCACGACGAGGGTGACCCCGGAGACGTCGGTGCTCCGCTTCACCGAACTCATCGGAATCCCCAGCGACTTGGCGACCCGCTGGGCGTCGCCCTCCAGGTCCGCACTCGGATAGCGGACGACCGTCTTGTCCTCGCTGAGCGACGCCGAGCGGTCCGCCACAGCCTGGGTGAAGCCCTTGCCGACGAGCTGATCCGCGATCGCGCTCGCCCGCAGGGGCGCCGCCCCCTCCGTGCTGGTCCGCGTGCCGTTCTGCACCTGTACGGCGATCTGGCCGTCGGCCGCGGCCGGGTCCTTGGAGGTCTTCTCCTCGGTCTTCTTCGCGCCCGAGTCCGTGCCGTTCTTGTCGAAGGGCACGTCGTCGCGGAGCATCGACCACAGCTTCTCGGCGTCGGCACCGGCCGGCACCACGTG is drawn from Streptomyces liliifuscus and contains these coding sequences:
- a CDS encoding LCP family protein, whose product is MPTPPRSPARPQRQRPARPPVRRRRPRWAMRVTTSVSVTVLAAAGIGHALLTGLGSDIDRIDPFKDMKNRPAHGHGMNVLLVGTDGRDRITPEEKEKYRLGGAPCHCTDTIMIVHLSEDRKRASIVSLPRDSYAETPAHIDRTTGRRHQPHPVKLNAAYAEGGPQLTVRTVENMTRVKIDHYLEVDFTSFIKTVDVLGGVRICTVKPLKDTYTGLDLPTGVHDLNGGQALQYVRSRHIDGASDLGRMQRQQRFLAALIERATSSGVLLNPIRFRDVTGAVLGSVRADKGLGSDELVDLGRAMRSFSPSSSEFTTVPIGKMGYAVKGIGSTLKWDEQKADRLFRTLRDDKPLAPHRVRSNALRVDVAPQQIRVQVENGTMTAGLGRRVDSGLAATGFRTTRAPVNAPDRSVPRTIVQYDPRWDRSAKSLATALPGSELRPVNGQGPLMKVIAGADFKQVHKVRAEDPTQGEFKTVTGDQVVCP
- a CDS encoding glycosyltransferase family 2 protein — encoded protein: MNAKPDAQLPAVSVIMPVLNEERHLRGAVQAILAQEYGGEMEVVIAIGPSTDRTDEIAAELVREDPRVHTVPNPTGRTPAALNAAIKASRHPIVVRVDGHGMLSPNYIATAVRLLEETGAQNVGGIMHAEGENDWEHAVAAAMTSKIGVGNAAFHTGGEAAPAETVYLGVFRREALEQQGGYNEEFIRAQDWELNFRIREAGGLIWFSPELRVSYRPRPSMLALARQYKDYGRWRHVVARYHSGSINLRYLAPPAAVCAIVLGLVVGAAVTPWGFLVPGTYLAAIALGSLPAGRGLPLKARLWIPVALATMHMSWGIGFLSSPKSLAKKVIASRRPAVLSEN
- a CDS encoding spore-associated protein A; its protein translation is MFNTKRLGSVAAVLGLTVAGTVAATGTASAASYNGGCGSGYSVIGSRDVGDGNVFVTYNSSNGYNCVVTVSDTPGSSMYLDARLRVHRTDTVWRASEVDSGNFSYYAGPVYLKAVDTCIDYGGTAGNASYIQVNYKRHCG